A region of the Aggregicoccus sp. 17bor-14 genome:
TTTGGTGCCTGGCGAGCAGGAGGGCGAGCGCGCCCCTCCCTGGCCGCGGGTGGCTCCTGCGCGCCGCACGCCCCACCCTTGCCCCACACACCCTCCATCGAGCCTGCAGGGGAGCCTGCACGGCGCCGGGGGAGCGCGGGAGAGAGACCATGGCGAAGAAGGAGCAGGACAAGGGCTACTCGGAGGACATCGAGCACGTGCAGGCCACCCGGCCGGATCCGTGGCCCGGCATCAAGGGCCGCTCGGAGGAGCACGAGGGCGAGCCCGAGACCGAGCGCAACGCAGAGAGTGGCGCGGGAGGCGGCTCGGACAGCACCGAGGCCCAGCGCGAGCTCGAGCGCGAGATGCACACGCGCCGCTAGCGACATGAAAAGGCCCAGGAGCCGCGGAGGGCTCCTGGGCCTGTGAAGCATTGCCGGGGCAGCGCCCGCGCCTAGAACAGCAGGCGCATGGGGTGCTCGAGCAGGTTCTTCAGCTCGCGCAGGTACTCGGCCCCGATGGCGCCGTCGATGACGCGGTGATCGCCCGAGAGCGTCACGGTCATCATCTTGCGCACCGCGAGCTGCCCGTCGCGCACCACCGCCTTCTCGGCCACCGAGCCCACCGCGAGGATCGCGGCCTGCGGCGGGTTGATCACGGCGATGAAGGCATCGATGCCGTACATGCCCAGGTTGCTCACCGTGAGCGAGCCGCCCGTGTACTCGGCCGGCTTGAGCGCGCGCTTGCGGGCGCGCTCGGCGAGGTCGCGCGCCTCGCCCGAGATGGCCGAGAGGCCCTTGAGGTCCGCGTCCCGGATGACCGGGGTGATGAGGCCGTCCTCGATCGCCACCGCGATGCCGATGTCCACGGTGTCGAAGTGCAGGATGCTGTCACCCTGCAGGGACACGTTCATCTTGGGGCTGCGGCGCAGCGCGATGGCGGCCGCCTTCACCAGGATGTCGTTGACGCTGACCTTGGACTCGAGCGCCTTGGCCTCCTCGCGGATCTTCAGCGCCGCGTCCATCTCCACGTCCACGCTGAGGTAGAAGTGGGGCACGCCCGGCTTCACCTCGCCCATGCGCTGGGAGATGACCTTGCGCATCGTGGACAGCGGCACCGCGCGAGGCTCGGCGCGCACGCCGGCGACCGCAGTGCGCGCCGCCGCGGGGGCCGCACCCTTCGCCGCCGGAGCGGCCGCGGCCTTGCCGGGAACCGCCGTCTCCACGTCGCGCTTCACCACGCGGCCGTTGGGCCCCGAGCCCTGCAGGGCGCTCAGGTCCAGGCCGCGCTCGCGCGCGATGCGCTTGGCCAGCGGGCTCGCGCGCACGCGGCGAGAGCCGCTGGCGGCCGCCGCGGGCTCCTCGCGCCGCATCGCCACCACGTTGCCAGCGGCCGGAGCCGGCGCCGCAGCCGGCTTGGCCGCCGGGGCCGGAGCCGGCGCGGCGGCAGGCTTCGCCGCGGCCTTCGCGCCCTTGCCGGCAATGTACGCGATGGGCGCGCCCACCGGGGCCATCTCACCCTCGCCGATGACGATCTTCGCGAGGGTGCCGTCCTCGTAGGACTCCACCTCGAGGTTGGACTTGTCCGTCTCTACCTCGGCAATGGCCTCGCCGGAGGAGACCTTGTCCCCCTCCTTCTTGAGCCACTTGACGATCTTCCCCTCCTTCATCGTGGGGGAGAGCGCGGGCATCTGCACGGGGATGCCCTCGCCGGCGCTGCTGCTGCTCGCGGCCGGCGCGGCGGCCTGGGGGGCGGGAGCGGCGGCCTGCGGTGCGGGCGCGGACGCAGCGGCGGGCTTCGCGGCGGCGGCACCTGCGGCCACCTTCTCGCCCTTGGCGCCGAGGAACGCGATGGGCGCGCCCACGGTGGCCATCTCGCCCTCGGGGACGACGATCTGGATGAGCACGCCGTCGTCGTAGGCCTCCACCTCGAGGTTCGACTTGTCGGTCTCCACCTCGGCGATGGCCTCACCGGAGGAGACCTTGTCGCCCTCCTTCTTGAGCCACTTGACGATCTTGCCCTCCTTCATCGTCGGAGAGAGGGCCGGCATCTGGATGGGCGTGGCCATGTGGCTCAGGCTCCCTGGCGGTAGAGGACCTGCTTGACGGCCGCGATGATCTTCGGCGCGTCCGGCTGGATCGCGTTCTCGAGGTTCGCGGCGTAGGACATGTTCACGTCCAGGCCGGTGACGCGCAGCACGGGGGCATCCAGGTCGTCGAAGGCCTTCGACTGGATGATGTCCACCACGGAAGCGCCGACGCCCGCGAGCGCCCAGCCCTCCTCGCAGATGACCGCGCGGTTGGTCTTGCGCACGCTGGCGAGGATGGCCTCCTCGTCCAGGGGGCGCAGGGTGCGCAGGTCGAGGATCTCCACGGAGATCCCCTCCTTCTCCAGCTCCTGCGCGGCCTGCTCGCAGAAGTAGTACATGCGGCTCCACGTGATGAGCGTGACGTCCTTGCCCTCGCGCTTCACGTCCGCCTTGCCCAGCGGCACCACGTGCTCGCCCTCGGGCACCTCGCCCTTGATGGCGTAGAGGCGCTCGCCCTCGAACATGATGATGGGGTTCTCGTCCCGGATGGCGCTCTTGAGCATGCCCTTGGCGTCCGCGGGGGTCGCCGGGGCAATGACCTTGAGGCCGGGGAAGTGCGCGTAGTTGGCCTCGAGCGCCTGGCTGTGCTGGCTGCTGAGCCGGCCGCCCGCGCCGCCCGGGCCGCGGAACACGATGGGGCAGCGCAGCTGGCCGCCGGACATGTGCCGCAGCTTCGCCGCGTTGTTCACGATCTGGTCCATCGCCAGGATGGCGAAGTTCCAGGTCATCATCTCCACCACCGGGCGCAGGCCCACCATCGCGGCGCCCACGCTCATGCCGGCGAAGCCCAGCTCGCTGATCGGCGCGTCGATGACGCGCGCGCTGCCGTAGCGGTCCAGCAGACCCTGGGACACCTTGAACGCGCCGTTGTAGCGGCCGACCTCCTCACCGATGAGGAAGACGTTGGCGTCGCGCTTCATCTCCTCGTCGAGCGCCTGGTTCAGCGCCTCGCGGTACATCAACTCAGCCATCGTTGGCTCCAGCTCGAAGTTCGAAAGAAAGGGGAAGTGAAGGGGGAGGACAGGGAAGCGCTAGCGGACGAGGCCGGCCTTCTTGTCTTCCTTCTCGGCCTGCTCGCGCGGCTCGAGGTCCCAGGTCACCTTGAGCTCCTGCCCCGAGGGGTAGGAGGGCCAGTTCGTCACGTTGTGGCCGAGCACGCGCTGGCGGGGGCGCACGTCCTCCT
Encoded here:
- a CDS encoding pyruvate dehydrogenase complex dihydrolipoamide acetyltransferase, with product MATPIQMPALSPTMKEGKIVKWLKKEGDKVSSGEAIAEVETDKSNLEVEAYDDGVLIQIVVPEGEMATVGAPIAFLGAKGEKVAAGAAAAKPAAASAPAPQAAAPAPQAAAPAASSSSAGEGIPVQMPALSPTMKEGKIVKWLKKEGDKVSSGEAIAEVETDKSNLEVESYEDGTLAKIVIGEGEMAPVGAPIAYIAGKGAKAAAKPAAAPAPAPAAKPAAAPAPAAGNVVAMRREEPAAAASGSRRVRASPLAKRIARERGLDLSALQGSGPNGRVVKRDVETAVPGKAAAAPAAKGAAPAAARTAVAGVRAEPRAVPLSTMRKVISQRMGEVKPGVPHFYLSVDVEMDAALKIREEAKALESKVSVNDILVKAAAIALRRSPKMNVSLQGDSILHFDTVDIGIAVAIEDGLITPVIRDADLKGLSAISGEARDLAERARKRALKPAEYTGGSLTVSNLGMYGIDAFIAVINPPQAAILAVGSVAEKAVVRDGQLAVRKMMTVTLSGDHRVIDGAIGAEYLRELKNLLEHPMRLLF
- a CDS encoding pyruvate dehydrogenase complex E1 component subunit beta, with translation MAELMYREALNQALDEEMKRDANVFLIGEEVGRYNGAFKVSQGLLDRYGSARVIDAPISELGFAGMSVGAAMVGLRPVVEMMTWNFAILAMDQIVNNAAKLRHMSGGQLRCPIVFRGPGGAGGRLSSQHSQALEANYAHFPGLKVIAPATPADAKGMLKSAIRDENPIIMFEGERLYAIKGEVPEGEHVVPLGKADVKREGKDVTLITWSRMYYFCEQAAQELEKEGISVEILDLRTLRPLDEEAILASVRKTNRAVICEEGWALAGVGASVVDIIQSKAFDDLDAPVLRVTGLDVNMSYAANLENAIQPDAPKIIAAVKQVLYRQGA